From a region of the Neobacillus niacini genome:
- a CDS encoding 4Fe-4S dicluster domain-containing protein yields the protein MYEAACEKVCPEDAISYTDFGTVVIDHEKCVGCGYCVNNCPFEVISLKEYVDKNGDKYRKANKCTMCTDRLEEGLQPACVTTCHTGAMQFGDKAAMIQKAEERVKQIKDRYPNAMVYNPQGVGGTHTVYVLAEKPSVYGLPENPKVPTSAVVWKDYAQPIGKMMIGATTMAVVGAFITNTIISKKKNGKNEDGGEHHE from the coding sequence TTGTACGAAGCGGCTTGTGAAAAGGTCTGCCCTGAAGATGCAATTAGCTACACTGATTTTGGCACAGTTGTTATCGACCATGAAAAATGTGTTGGCTGTGGCTATTGTGTAAATAACTGTCCATTTGAAGTTATTTCCCTTAAGGAATATGTTGATAAAAATGGTGATAAGTACAGAAAGGCAAATAAATGCACCATGTGTACTGATCGTCTTGAAGAAGGCTTACAGCCTGCTTGTGTAACAACTTGTCATACAGGTGCAATGCAGTTTGGCGACAAAGCTGCAATGATTCAAAAGGCAGAAGAGCGTGTGAAACAGATTAAAGACCGTTATCCTAACGCAATGGTTTATAACCCACAAGGTGTTGGCGGAACACACACTGTTTATGTGCTTGCGGAAAAGCCATCTGTATACGGATTACCTGAAAACCCTAAAGTTCCAACATCCGCTGTGGTTTGGAAAGATTATGCACAGCCAATTGGTAAAATGATGATCGGTGCTACCACGATGGCTGTTGTAGGAGCCTTCATAACCAACACAATTATTAGTAAGAAGAAGAATGGTAAAAACGAAGACGGAGGTGAGCACCATGAGTAA
- a CDS encoding formate dehydrogenase subunit gamma, with protein MSKPQKSTVKVKRFSKAFVWAHAVNAISFIALYITALPMYTEFFDWLYPVLGGPEGARLLHRIFAVAFITPTFIWVIFDFKGFKLWIKELVTWKKRDLEFFTEFVKELFGFNFKHVKQTFFNAGEKINSIIQIFTAILIIGSGFPMWFPEFFPRAVVQWGYLLHNVGFGLAIAVVVGHIYLSVIHKNSKPGYTGVITGEVPAWWAHEHYTEWYEEEVKKGKFPKLDDPHKPTSPDKKKKKGA; from the coding sequence ATGAGTAAACCTCAAAAGTCGACAGTAAAGGTAAAACGTTTTTCGAAGGCTTTTGTCTGGGCGCATGCAGTTAATGCGATTTCATTTATCGCCCTCTATATCACAGCTTTGCCAATGTACACAGAGTTTTTTGACTGGTTATACCCCGTGCTTGGCGGACCAGAAGGTGCACGTCTCCTTCACAGAATTTTTGCCGTAGCGTTTATTACACCAACGTTTATCTGGGTTATTTTTGACTTTAAGGGCTTTAAGCTTTGGATTAAAGAACTTGTTACCTGGAAGAAACGTGACCTAGAGTTCTTTACAGAGTTTGTTAAGGAGCTTTTCGGTTTTAATTTCAAGCATGTAAAGCAAACATTCTTTAACGCTGGTGAGAAGATTAACTCAATCATTCAAATTTTCACAGCAATACTAATCATTGGTTCAGGCTTCCCAATGTGGTTCCCTGAATTCTTCCCAAGAGCGGTTGTTCAGTGGGGATATTTATTACACAACGTCGGTTTCGGCCTAGCGATTGCGGTAGTGGTCGGACACATTTATCTATCTGTTATACACAAAAACTCCAAACCAGGTTATACCGGTGTTATCACAGGTGAAGTACCTGCGTGGTGGGCTCATGAGCACTATACAGAATGGTATGAGGAAGAAGTTAAAAAGGGCAAATTCCCTAAGCTAGACGACCCGCATAAACCAACCAGTCCTGACAAGAAAAAGAAAAAAGGCGCGTAA
- a CDS encoding molybdenum cofactor guanylyltransferase: MKAAAIILSGGKSSRMGTNKALLKLNEKTTIERMVDILKVYFDDIILVTNDMDSYHFLGVKMVSDHYPGNGPLAGFHAGLIASDYDVNFIVACDMPFISGELASKLVNQIDHYDAVVPVINGKMQTLCAVFQKKTVNKIEECIENGRLPIKHLLEHLNVLYVTEKDLELYSSIDMERVFFNMNHPHEYEDAKRWLRS, translated from the coding sequence ATGAAAGCTGCGGCTATTATTTTATCAGGTGGAAAATCTAGTAGAATGGGCACGAACAAGGCTCTCCTAAAACTTAATGAAAAAACAACGATAGAAAGAATGGTTGATATTCTTAAAGTCTACTTTGATGACATTATTCTTGTTACCAATGATATGGATTCCTATCATTTCTTAGGGGTAAAAATGGTGTCCGATCACTATCCTGGAAACGGACCGCTGGCAGGCTTTCATGCTGGCCTAATTGCCTCAGATTATGATGTGAATTTCATTGTAGCGTGTGATATGCCTTTTATTTCAGGAGAACTTGCTTCAAAGCTTGTGAATCAAATTGACCATTATGATGCCGTAGTACCAGTGATTAATGGAAAAATGCAAACCCTTTGTGCAGTTTTTCAAAAGAAGACGGTAAATAAAATTGAAGAATGTATTGAAAATGGACGTCTTCCAATAAAACATCTGCTCGAGCATTTAAACGTCCTTTATGTAACGGAAAAAGATCTAGAACTCTATAGCAGCATTGATATGGAGCGTGTCTTTTTCAATATGAATCACCCGCATGAGTATGAGGACGCAAAACGGTGGCTCAGAAGCTGA
- the glp gene encoding gephyrin-like molybdotransferase Glp: MQFFKVKTVEETFVMIEENIPAIKDTEERSLEEALHYITAACVTAKENIPGFDRSTVDGYAVKAKDTYGSSDSMPGFLTVVGEVRMGESAGIHLGQGEAVYVPTGGMIPPGSDSVIMIEHCEDHDGLLNTYRSVAPGENIIRAGEDIREGEVVLPEGTILRPQELGAIASLGISRVTVYRKLKVGYLSSGDEIVPYQTEKLLEGQIRDINYLTIASLAKQWNVEVVYGGIVKDDFQEFQQKAQNLYDQVDCLILSGGSSVGAKDYTTDVIQSLGSPGVFVHGISIKPGKPTILAMANGKPVIGLPGHPASAMIIFMLFGEKILRKLKGEKIDKKPDRIFARITKNIPSAPGRSDYIRVRLFEKEGEWWADPIIGKSGLIMTLVKSDGIVEIRSEKEGISQGDYVPVIATR, translated from the coding sequence GTGCAATTTTTCAAGGTGAAAACAGTCGAAGAAACCTTCGTAATGATCGAAGAGAATATACCAGCTATAAAAGATACGGAGGAGCGCTCCCTTGAAGAGGCTCTCCATTATATAACCGCTGCGTGCGTCACAGCAAAGGAAAATATTCCGGGTTTTGACCGTTCAACCGTTGATGGATATGCCGTTAAGGCAAAAGACACTTATGGTTCATCTGACTCGATGCCCGGGTTTTTAACGGTAGTCGGTGAAGTACGAATGGGTGAGAGTGCCGGAATCCATCTAGGACAGGGGGAGGCAGTCTACGTGCCAACCGGCGGAATGATTCCTCCAGGCAGTGACAGCGTTATCATGATTGAGCATTGTGAAGACCATGATGGTCTGTTAAATACCTATAGGTCAGTGGCTCCTGGTGAGAACATTATTCGCGCAGGTGAAGACATCCGCGAAGGGGAAGTTGTTCTTCCGGAAGGGACGATCCTAAGACCTCAGGAGTTAGGTGCAATCGCTTCGCTTGGAATTAGTCGTGTTACGGTCTATCGCAAGCTTAAGGTGGGTTATCTATCCTCTGGTGATGAAATTGTTCCCTATCAAACTGAAAAACTTTTAGAAGGACAAATCCGTGATATTAACTATTTGACGATTGCCAGCCTCGCAAAACAATGGAATGTTGAGGTTGTTTACGGTGGAATCGTGAAGGATGACTTTCAAGAGTTTCAGCAAAAAGCACAAAACCTTTATGATCAGGTTGATTGTTTAATTCTCTCTGGAGGAAGCTCAGTCGGGGCAAAGGATTATACCACAGATGTGATTCAATCCTTAGGTTCGCCAGGTGTTTTTGTCCATGGTATTTCTATTAAACCTGGAAAACCTACAATCCTTGCGATGGCAAATGGAAAACCTGTTATTGGCTTGCCAGGTCACCCAGCCTCTGCAATGATTATCTTCATGCTTTTTGGCGAAAAGATACTTCGAAAGTTAAAAGGCGAAAAAATCGACAAAAAACCAGATCGAATTTTTGCAAGGATTACTAAAAATATTCCTTCGGCACCGGGCCGCTCTGACTATATTCGTGTTCGTTTGTTTGAAAAAGAAGGAGAATGGTGGGCAGATCCTATCATTGGGAAATCAGGTTTGATTATGACATTAGTAAAAAGCGATGGAATTGTTGAGATTCGTTCAGAAAAAGAGGGTATTTCACAGGGAGATTATGTACCTGTGATTGCAACACGATGA